The following proteins are co-located in the Lagenorhynchus albirostris chromosome 4, mLagAlb1.1, whole genome shotgun sequence genome:
- the WFS1 gene encoding wolframin translates to MASGACPPSPSGPRSPPLPQRPQARSRLNATTSVEQEKSGTPRAPGPQVGPGRDVRDTTASAMPQASHARSQERVDGTGPAKGDVDTPFEEVLEKAKAGDPKAQTEVGKRYLQLASDGDEEVNNCTAVDWLTLAAKQGRREAVKLLRRCLADRKGITSENEQEVRQLSSETDLERAVRKAALVMYWKLNPKKKKQVAVSELLENVGQVNEHDGGVQPGPVPKSLQKQRRVLERLVSSESKSYIALDDFVEITKKYAKGVIPADLFLQDDDDDELAGKSPEDLPLRLKVVRYPLHVIMELKEYLIDVASRAGLHWLSTLVPTHHINALVFFFIVSNLTIDFFAFFVPLVVFYLSFISMVICTLKVFQDSKAWESFRALTSLLLRFEPNLDVEQAEGNFGWNHLEPYVHFLLSVFFVIFSFPIASKDCIPCSELAVVSVFFTVTSYMSLSTSAEPYTRRALVTEVAAGLLSLLPTVPVDWRYLKLLGQTFFTVPVGHFVVLNVSIPCLLYVYLLYLFFRMAQLRNFKGAYCYLVPYLVCFMWCELSVVILLESTGLGLVRASIGYFLFLFALPILVAGLALMAAVRLAHWFLSLELTKVVVTMVVCSIPLLVRWWTRANFSVVEMVKSLTRSSIVKLILVWLTAIVLFCWFYVYRSEGMKVYNSTLTWQQYGFLCGPRAWKETNMARTQILCSHLEGHRVTWTGRFKYVRVTEIDNSAESAINMLPLFIGDWVRCLYGEAYPSCSSGNVSTAEEELCRLKLLAKHPCHIKKFDRHKFEITVGMPYSGANGTRGPEEDDITKDIVLRASSEFKDVLLHLRQGSVIEFSTVLEGRLGSKWPVFELKAISCLNCMAQLSPARRQVKVERDWRSTVHGAVKFAFNFFFFPFLSVA, encoded by the exons ATGGCCTCCGGTGCCTGTCCTCCGAGCCCCTCTGGCCCACGGTCTCCACCGCTGCCACAACGGCCCCAGGCCCGCTCACGGCTCAATGCCACCACCTCGGTGGAGCAGGAGAAGAGTGGGACGCCCCGAGCTCCCGGACCCCAGGTTGGACCTGGACGAGATGTGAGAGACACGACTGCCTCGGCCATGCCCCAGGCCTCGCATGCCAGGAGCCAAGAAAGGGTGGATGGAACAG GGCCTGCGAAGGGAGATGTGGACACCCCCTTTGAAGAGGTCCTGGAGAAGGCCAAGGCTGGGGACCCCAAGGCACAGACGGAG GTGGGGAAACGCTACCTGCAGCTTGCCAGCGACGGGGATGAAGAGGTCAACAACTGCACTGCCGTCGACTGGCTGACCCTCGCCGCCAAGCAGGGCCGGCGCGAGGCCGTCAAGCTTCTCCGCCGGTGCCTGGCGGACAGAAAAG GCATCACCTCCGAGAACGAGCAGGAGGTGAGGCAGCTTTCCTCCGAGACCGACCTGGAGCGGGCCGTGCGCAAGGCGGCCCTCGTCATGTACTGGAAGCTCAACCCCAAGAAGAAGAAGCAGGTGGCCGTGTCGGAGCTGCTGGAGAACGTGGGCCAGGTCAACGAGCACG ATGGAGGGGTGCAGCCTGGCCCTGTCCCCAAGTCACTGCAGAAGCAGAGGCGGGTGCTAGAGCGCTTGGTCAGCAGCGAAT CCAAGAGCTACATAGCGCTGGACGACTTCGTGGAGATCACCAAGAAGTACGCCAAGGGCGTCATCCCCGCCGACCTGTTCCTGCAGGACGACGACGATGACGAGCTGGCAGGCAAGAGCCCCGAGGACCTGCCCCTGCGCCTGAAG GTGGTCAGATACCCGCTGCACGTCATCATGGAGCTGAAAGAGTACCTGATTGATGTGGCGTCCCGGGCGGGCCTGCACTGGCTGTCCACCCTCGTGCCTACCCACCACATCAACGCCCTGGTCTTCTTCTTCATCGTCAGCAACCTCACCATCGACTTCTTCGCCTTCTTCGTGCCCCTGGTCGTCTTCTACCTGTCCTTCATCTCCATGGTCATCTGCACCCTCAAGGTTTTCCAGGACAGCAAGGCCTGGGAGAGCTTCCGTGCCCTCACCAGCCTGCTCCTGCGATTCGAGCCCAACCTGGACGTGGAGCAGGCCGAGGGGAACTTCGGCTGGAACCACCTGGAGCCCTACGTCCACTTCCTGCTGTCTGTCTTCTTCGTCATCTTCTCCTTCCCCATCGCCAGCAAGGACTGCATCCCCTGCTCGGAGCTGGCCGTCGTGTCCGTCTTCTTCACGGTCACTAGCTACATGAGCCTGAGCACCTCGGCCGAGCCCTACACCAGGAGGGCCCTGGTGACCGAGGTGGCGGCCGGCCTGCTCTCCCTTCTGCCCACCGTGCCCGTCGACTGGCGCTACCTGAAGCTCCTGGGCCAGACCTTCTTCACGGTGCCCGTCGGCCACTTCGTCGTCCTGAACGTCAGCATCCCCTGCCTGCTCTATGTGTACCTGCTGTACCTCTTCTTCCGCATGGCCCAGCTGAGAAACTTCAAGGGCGCCTACTGCTACCTGGTCCCCTACCTGGTCTGCTTCATGTGGTGCGAGCTCTCCGTGGTCATCCTGCTTGAGTCCACCGGCCTGGGGCTGGTGCGTGCGTCCATCGGctacttcctcttcctcttcgCTCTCCCCATCCTGGTGGCCGGCCTGGCGCTGATGGCTGCGGTGCGGTTGGCCCACTGGTTCTTGTCCCTGGAGCTCACCAAGGTTGTGGTCACCATGGTGGTCTGCAGCATCCCCCTGCTGGTCCGTTGGTGGACCAGGGCCAACTTCTCCGTGGTGGAGATGGTCAAGTCCCTGACACGGAGCTCCATCGTCAAGCTGATCCTGGTGTGGCTCACGGCCATCGTGCTCTTCTGCTGGTTCTACGTGTACCGCTCGGAGGGCATGAAGGTCTACAACTCCACGCTGACCTGGCAGCAGTACGGCTTCCTGTGCGGGCCGAGGGCCTGGAAGGAGACCAACATGGCCCGCACCCAGATCCTCTGCAGCCACCTGGAGGGCCACAGGGTCACGTGGACCGGCCGCTTCAAGTATGTCCGCGTGACGGAGATCGACAACAGCGCCGAGTCGGCCATCAACATGCTCCCGCTCTTCATCGGCGACTGGGTGCGCTGCCTCTACGGTGAGGCCTACCCGTCCTGCAGCTCAGGCAACGTCTCCACGGCCGAGGAGGAGCTCTGCCGCCTCAAGCTCCTGGCCAAGCACCCCTGCCACATCAAGAAGTTCGACCGGCACAAGTTCGAGATCACCGTGGGCATGCCCTACAGTGGCGCCAACGGCACCCGCGGCCCCGAGGAGGACGACATCACCAAGGACATCGTGCTGCGGGCCAGCAGCGAGTTCAAGGACGTGCTGCTCCACCTGCGCCAGGGCAGCGTCATCGAGTTCAGCACCGTCCTCGAGGGCCGCCTGGGCAGCAAGTGGCCCGTCTTCGAGCTCAAGGCCATCAGCTGCCTCAACTGCATGGCGCAGCTGTCACCAGCCAGGCGGCAGGTGAAGGTCGAGCGGGACTGGCGCAGCACTGTGCACGGCGCCGTGAAGTTCGCCTTCaacttcttcttcttccccttcctgtcGGTGGCCTGA